The proteins below come from a single Burkholderiales bacterium genomic window:
- a CDS encoding efflux transporter outer membrane subunit, whose protein sequence is MLERKTLALALIAGVLAGCSVWPGYKKPAMELPQQWSDAPAQGQPIVGERWWTLYGDPTLDALVDEALKNNLDLAAAAARVDEARALLVVTDSQRLPSVDATIDANRARSSARSSIPLPPSVPLERSTYTAQVNVAYELDLWGRLRGQTDAARAQLLASAAARDTVRIALSSQVVQTYYTLLSLDDQVEVTQRTLDLRAQNYALEQYRYKSGLITDFHLRQLEAEIAAARAQLPALQQRRASAQTALAILLGRSPRAIANDAVLVTRDAGEQPIVVIPEGLPSDLLLRRPDVVQAEQTLIAANAQIGVARAALFPRIALTGAFGSDSATLGDLFSGPARIWSLAFGLAQPIFQGGRLRAEVEAANARERQALAQYQKTVQTAFGEVRDALQAQARTREVYAAETERVAALRETLRLSRIRFDNGLSSQLETIDAERNLLQAELNRVDALRAQRAAVADVVRALGGGWQGLDPQVALRRSDKLSGP, encoded by the coding sequence ATGCTTGAACGTAAGACCCTAGCGCTCGCCCTCATCGCGGGCGTGCTTGCCGGCTGCTCGGTGTGGCCCGGCTACAAGAAACCGGCGATGGAGCTGCCGCAGCAATGGAGCGACGCGCCGGCGCAGGGCCAGCCGATCGTCGGCGAGCGCTGGTGGACGCTCTACGGCGATCCGACGCTCGATGCGCTGGTCGACGAAGCGCTGAAGAACAACCTCGATCTCGCAGCCGCCGCGGCGCGGGTCGACGAAGCGCGCGCCCTGCTCGTCGTGACCGACTCGCAGCGCCTGCCGAGCGTCGACGCGACGATCGACGCCAACCGCGCGCGCTCGTCCGCGCGCTCGTCGATCCCGCTGCCGCCGTCGGTTCCGCTCGAGCGCAGCACCTATACCGCGCAGGTCAACGTCGCGTACGAGCTCGACCTGTGGGGGCGGCTGCGCGGACAGACCGACGCGGCTCGCGCGCAGCTCCTCGCGAGCGCCGCCGCACGCGACACGGTGCGCATCGCGCTGTCGAGCCAGGTCGTGCAGACCTACTACACCCTGCTCTCGCTCGACGACCAGGTCGAGGTGACGCAGCGCACGCTGGACCTGCGCGCCCAGAACTACGCGCTCGAGCAGTATCGCTACAAGTCGGGGCTCATCACCGACTTCCACCTGCGCCAGCTCGAAGCCGAGATCGCGGCGGCGCGCGCGCAGCTGCCGGCGCTCCAGCAGCGCCGCGCGTCGGCGCAGACCGCGCTGGCTATCCTGCTCGGGCGCAGCCCGCGTGCGATCGCCAACGATGCGGTTCTGGTGACGCGCGATGCGGGCGAACAGCCGATCGTGGTGATCCCGGAAGGCCTGCCGTCCGATCTGCTGCTGCGCCGTCCCGATGTGGTGCAGGCGGAGCAGACGCTGATCGCGGCGAACGCGCAGATCGGCGTCGCGCGTGCCGCGCTGTTCCCGCGCATCGCGCTCACCGGCGCTTTCGGCTCCGACAGCGCCACGCTCGGCGATCTCTTCAGCGGTCCTGCGCGCATCTGGTCGCTCGCTTTCGGACTCGCCCAACCGATCTTCCAGGGCGGACGCCTGCGCGCCGAAGTCGAAGCGGCGAACGCGCGCGAACGCCAGGCGCTGGCGCAATACCAGAAGACGGTGCAGACCGCGTTCGGCGAAGTGCGCGACGCGCTTCAAGCCCAGGCGCGCACGCGCGAGGTCTACGCCGCCGAGACCGAACGGGTCGCGGCGCTGCGCGAGACGCTGCGCCTGTCGCGCATCCGCTTCGACAACGGCCTGTCGAGCCAGCTCGAGACGATCGACGCCGAGCGCAACCTGCTACAGGCCGAGCTCAACCGCGTCGACGCGCTGCGCGCGCAGCGCGCGGCCGTGGCCGACGTGGTGCGGGCCCTGGGCGGCGGCTGGCAGGGGCTGGATCCGCAGGTCGCGCTGCGACGATCGGATAAGCTGAGCGGCCCCTAG